A DNA window from Leptolyngbya sp. KIOST-1 contains the following coding sequences:
- a CDS encoding ribonuclease catalytic domain-containing protein, with translation MVDKGTLVEFKHQGQPRLGVVDRPEGKKNWVVIDERGQAHTLHPRDFNYEASGGPYKPGDIGPFVAEAESYIDPSSLEIAWEFLSEAGESADPAALAQLLFSDQSPAFCYAAHRLLAEDKVFFKQKGDRYEPRPVAQVEELRLQIERETQRQQEWESFMTKARQGLAGKTVAWEKGDRPRLETLERLALFGDESSQRTQAAEILNALGVAPTAAGAFDTLVALGLWSIHENLALRRSQVPSHFSEETLVMAQQRLQSPPPDPDAQRLDLTDLKVYTVDDASTQEIDDGLSLETLADGSQRLWVHIADPTRWLLPGDDLDLEARRRCTTVYLPTGMIPMFPLELATGAMSLLQGQTCCALSFGITLSPEGDIQDYHIHPTLIRPTYRLTYDDVDEMLELGITAEPELQGLAHWAKVRGQWRLTQGAININMPESSIKVSGAGDDIVIEVFNDSMARQMVAEMMILAGEAAARYGQTHALAIPFRSQPQPELPSDEELISLPTGWVRDSAIRRCMTRSEVGVTPSRHATLGLDSYSQVTSPIRRYLDLVTHFQLKAHLRGEPLPFSSTEVTELAIGASSAAYEATLVERQTKRYWALEYLRRHQDRVWEVMLLRWLREDEGLGLIMVEDLGLELAMRFNRAVALGEQLQVRVSHASPRQDVIRFEEVAESEESAAVVTAG, from the coding sequence TTGGTTGACAAAGGAACGCTAGTCGAATTTAAGCACCAGGGGCAGCCCCGTTTAGGGGTGGTAGACCGGCCCGAGGGCAAAAAAAACTGGGTGGTTATCGACGAGCGTGGTCAAGCCCACACCCTGCACCCGCGCGACTTCAACTATGAGGCCAGCGGCGGTCCCTATAAACCTGGCGATATCGGCCCCTTTGTCGCCGAGGCTGAGTCGTACATCGATCCGTCCAGCCTTGAAATTGCCTGGGAGTTTTTGAGCGAAGCCGGGGAGTCTGCCGACCCGGCGGCTTTGGCGCAGTTGTTGTTCTCAGACCAAAGCCCCGCGTTTTGCTACGCGGCCCACCGGCTGTTGGCAGAAGACAAAGTTTTTTTTAAGCAGAAGGGCGATCGCTACGAACCCCGCCCTGTGGCCCAGGTCGAGGAACTGCGCCTGCAAATTGAGCGCGAAACCCAGCGCCAGCAGGAGTGGGAGTCGTTTATGACCAAGGCTCGCCAGGGGCTGGCGGGCAAAACCGTGGCCTGGGAAAAAGGCGATCGGCCCCGGCTCGAAACCCTCGAACGTCTGGCCCTCTTTGGCGATGAGTCCAGCCAGCGCACCCAGGCGGCAGAAATTTTGAACGCGCTGGGTGTGGCCCCGACAGCGGCGGGCGCATTTGATACCCTAGTGGCACTGGGACTGTGGAGCATCCACGAAAATCTGGCCCTGCGCCGCAGCCAAGTCCCCAGCCACTTTTCTGAGGAAACCCTTGTCATGGCGCAGCAGCGGCTTCAGTCTCCGCCCCCTGACCCAGACGCTCAGCGGCTAGACCTCACTGACCTCAAGGTCTACACGGTAGACGACGCCAGCACCCAGGAAATCGACGACGGGCTCAGCCTGGAAACCCTGGCCGATGGCAGCCAGCGCCTCTGGGTGCACATCGCTGACCCCACCCGCTGGCTGCTGCCGGGGGACGATCTCGACCTGGAGGCCCGCCGTCGCTGCACCACGGTTTACCTGCCCACCGGCATGATTCCCATGTTTCCGCTGGAGCTGGCCACCGGAGCCATGAGCCTGCTTCAGGGCCAAACCTGCTGCGCCCTCAGCTTTGGCATCACCCTCAGCCCTGAGGGGGACATTCAGGACTACCACATTCACCCCACCCTGATTCGCCCCACCTACCGTCTCACCTACGACGATGTGGACGAAATGCTGGAGCTGGGCATTACCGCCGAGCCGGAGCTGCAGGGGCTGGCCCACTGGGCCAAGGTGCGCGGCCAGTGGCGGCTGACCCAGGGTGCTATCAACATCAACATGCCCGAGTCCAGCATCAAGGTGTCCGGGGCGGGCGACGACATTGTGATCGAGGTGTTCAACGACTCGATGGCGCGGCAAATGGTGGCCGAAATGATGATTCTGGCTGGGGAAGCCGCCGCCCGCTACGGTCAGACCCATGCCCTGGCCATTCCCTTTCGCAGCCAGCCCCAGCCCGAGCTGCCCTCCGACGAAGAGCTGATCTCGCTACCCACGGGCTGGGTGCGCGACTCCGCCATTCGCCGCTGCATGACCCGGAGCGAAGTGGGCGTCACCCCCAGCCGCCACGCCACCCTGGGGCTGGACAGTTACAGCCAGGTGACCTCCCCCATTCGCCGCTACCTCGACCTGGTTACCCACTTTCAGCTCAAGGCCCACCTGCGGGGCGAGCCGCTGCCCTTTTCCTCGACCGAAGTGACCGAACTGGCGATCGGGGCCAGCTCCGCCGCCTACGAGGCCACCCTGGTCGAGCGACAGACCAAGCGCTACTGGGCGCTGGAGTACCTGCGCCGCCACCAGGATCGAGTCTGGGAGGTGATGCTGCTGCGCTGGCTGCGGGAGGACGAGGGGCTAGGGCTAATCATGGTCGAAGACCTGGGGCTGGAGCTGGCGATGCGCTTCAACCGGGCCGTAGCCCTGGGTGAACAGCTCCAGGTGCGGGTCAGCCACGCCAGCCCCCGCCAGGACGTAATTCGCTTTGAAGAGGTGGCCGAAAGCGAGGAGTCGGCGGCGGTGGTCACCGCTGGCTAG
- the rpsR gene encoding 30S ribosomal protein S18: MAYFRRRVSPIKPGDPIDYKDVDLLRKFITERGKILPRRITGLTAKQQRDLTTAIKRARIIALLPYVNGEG; the protein is encoded by the coding sequence ATGGCCTACTTCCGTCGTCGAGTATCTCCAATCAAGCCCGGAGACCCAATTGACTATAAAGATGTCGATTTGCTCCGCAAGTTCATCACCGAGCGGGGCAAAATTCTGCCTCGCCGCATCACTGGCTTGACCGCTAAGCAACAGCGGGATCTCACCACCGCCATCAAGCGTGCCCGCATTATTGCCCTGCTGCCCTATGTGAATGGGGAAGGCTAG
- the rpmG gene encoding 50S ribosomal protein L33 has translation MAKGVRLVITLECTECRTNPDKRSNGVSRYTTQKNRRNTTNRIELKKFCTHCNKHTVHKEIK, from the coding sequence ATGGCTAAAGGCGTCCGCCTCGTCATTACCCTGGAGTGCACGGAGTGCCGGACTAACCCGGACAAGCGCTCTAACGGTGTATCGCGCTACACCACTCAAAAAAACCGTCGCAACACGACGAACCGCATTGAGCTGAAGAAATTCTGCACTCACTGCAACAAGCACACTGTCCACAAAGAAATTAAGTAG
- a CDS encoding 3'-5' exonuclease — protein sequence MTTFVALDFETADRYPDSACALGLVRVEAGQVVKRVHYLIRPPRRRFEFTHIHGITWAQVANQPNFAEHWPEIAAVLAGAEFFAAHNAPFDRGVLYACCRAYDIVPPAPEFVCTVKLARQAWNIRPTKLPNVCDYLGIPLNHHDALSDAEACAQIAIASAQASA from the coding sequence ATGACGACCTTCGTTGCCCTCGACTTTGAAACCGCCGATCGCTACCCGGATAGCGCCTGCGCCCTTGGGCTGGTGCGGGTCGAGGCAGGGCAGGTGGTCAAGCGAGTGCACTACCTGATTCGGCCGCCCCGCCGCCGATTTGAGTTCACCCACATCCACGGCATCACCTGGGCCCAGGTGGCCAACCAGCCCAACTTCGCCGAGCACTGGCCTGAGATAGCGGCCGTTCTGGCCGGAGCGGAGTTCTTTGCCGCCCACAACGCCCCCTTCGATCGCGGCGTACTCTACGCCTGCTGCCGCGCCTACGACATCGTGCCGCCAGCCCCCGAGTTTGTCTGTACGGTCAAACTGGCCCGCCAGGCCTGGAACATTCGCCCCACCAAACTGCCCAACGTGTGCGACTACCTGGGCATTCCGCTCAACCATCACGACGCCCTCTCCGACGCCGAGGCCTGCGCTCAGATTGCGATCGCCTCCGCCCAGGCTTCCGCCTAA